In one Serinus canaria isolate serCan28SL12 chromosome 2, serCan2020, whole genome shotgun sequence genomic region, the following are encoded:
- the FYCO1 gene encoding FYVE and coiled-coil domain-containing protein 1 isoform X5: MAATSGESQLQRIIRDLQDAVTELSKEFKEGGEPITDDSVNLQKFSYKLEYLLQFDQKEKSTLLGNRKDYWDYFCDCLAKIKGANDGIRFVKSITELRTSLGKGRAFLRYSLVHQRLADTLQQCFMNTKVTSDWYYARSPFLNSKMSSDIVGQLYELTDVQFDLASRGYDLDAAWPAFARRTLSSLGSSAYLWKPPSRSSSMSSLVSNYLQAQEFPSSPDVNNSLNVEHLEGYEEMRLELDQAELRQRELQDRIHQLEMENQELQAAVSLQKEQVQVEKEKSNNYSEENSRLTKMITELQKQCEVSHSTQSTVHDLQKCLQSLELSAAEQQKEHSTKVEQLLSSQEDCVSQLQVSNQELETSKALIAVKDLCIDELKAKLSSTEQKNLNLLAKVDAALDEKGQQATAQYDSALQIRALLEKLQEMEKEKADMQRLNAEHASQLKAAREELLLKEQAQKELESRYSSLTANSKEESEKLTGSLETMAKEKDALQEALTLKGKEMAELQTQVMGSLAQVGSLEKNLEEARKEKEKLEEEYGRREGALKQEAQSQAEQLELQEGRLTKVSQTVCSLQEQNQKLMSEKEHLRQKVKELEEQMEQQNCAVSELDEESRKLKAENENLQQSKKKIEEKLKNLEASKASLEADVAKLRASEKQLQSEIDDALVSVDEKEKKLRSENKQLDEDLQNARRQSQILEERLEALHSEYEELKQREETSRESYASLEAQLKSAKQHSLQMEKSLDMLKESKECLQSQLTQKEVELQGMESQCHQLRAEAERHRKKAETLEIEKLSVEKTCLHQTKLIDSLTSEKESVEKQQLQQAASLEKEAKELAFRLTMSEEQLEVNRGEVSRLQAEVLDLRVKLQQAADERERMRGELAVTETVLSEQKMLVQQLKEQNESLNRNHVQELVECKEREEKLKKEQERTAHQKADLENNLMNLKEELSKVKRYLENARVENEENKDLLHRTNTDMAELGIQICALTSEKVDAEEQLAQATERFKELEEQAAEQQEKLKLDVSNLREENKSLQEKLEEAQMCAAAVPSLQLQLETIKKQAQSFQETSQEELSAIKFQMSTEILNYQTKFKAVTEECGKVREQLEEQKRQQHAAEEEITELQAANTSLCRKLDEAREQLSESESARLQKEEEVTSLRELLERIQKEADEAKEKILDYTEKLSKVAADKDSSDQKLFAELDDLTRTKQFLEERLIELIRDKDALWQKSDALEFQQKLSAEQRWQGDTEVNHCLDCQREFSWMVRRHHCRMCGRIFCYYCCNNYMVTKLGGKKERCCRACFNKPRVIVDSTDDSGSSANQEGSPASLESPVSPSERAFVASEASKPPDDAAFDIITDEELCQVQESDSLHNESQMERDSLDQSVTDLDLNQLMEL; this comes from the exons ATGCAGTGACTGAATTAAGTAAAGAATTTAAAGAAGGAGGCGAACCGATCACAGATGACAGTGTCAACTTGCAAAAATTCTCCTACAAGCTTGAGTACCTCTTACAG TTtgaccagaaagaaaaaagcacattgCTGGGGAACAGAAAAGACTACTGGGATTATTTCTGTGACTGTCTGGCAAAAATCAAAGGAGCTAATGATGGAATCCGCTTTGTCAAGTCTATTACAGAA CTACGAACCTCTCTGGGAAAAGGACGAGCATTTCTTCGTTATTCCCTGGTTCACCAAAGGCTAGCAGACACCTTGCAGCAATGTTTTATGAACACCAAAGTGACCAG tgACTGGTACTATGCAAGAAGTCCATTTCTGAATTCCAAAATGAGTTCTGACATTGTGGGTCAACTCTATGAGCTCACTGATGTTCAGTTTGACTTGGCATCAAGAGGCTATGATTTAGATGCTGCTTGGCCAGCATTTGCCAG GAGGACTCTGTCCTCACTTGGATCTTCAGCATATTTATGGAAGCCCCCAAGTCGCAGTTCCAGCATGAGCAGTTTAGTGAGCAATTATTTGCAG GCACAAGAGTTTCCTTCCAGCCCTGATGTAAATAACTCACTAAATGTTGAACACCTTGAGGGCTACGAAGAGATGCGTTTAGAACTTGACCAGGCTGAGCTGAGGCAGAGGGAACTTCAAGATCGTATTCACCAGCTAGAAATGGAAAaccaggagctccaggcagcTGTCAGCCTTCAAAAGGAACAAGTACAGGTAGAAAAGGAGAAGAGCAATAACTACAGTGAGGAGAACTCCCGGCTGACAAAGATGATCACAGAGTTACAGAAGCAATGTGAGGTCTCACACTCCACTCAGAGCACTGTCCATGACCTGCAGAAGTGCCTACAGTCACTGGAACtgagtgcagcagagcagcagaaggaacaCTCAACAAAGGTGGAGCAGCTGTTGAGCAGCCAGGAAGATTGTGTCTCACAATTGCAGGTTTCTAATCAGGAGCTGGAGACCTCTAAGGCTTTGATTGCTGTGAAGGATCTTTGCATTGATGAGCTCAAAGCCAAGTTGAGTTCCACAGAACAGAAGAACCTCAACCTCCTTGCTAAAGTTGATGCTGCCTTGGATGAAAAGGGACAGCAAGCCACAGCCCAGTATGACTCTGCCCTACAAATACGGGCACTGTTAGAGAAGCTtcaggagatggaaaaggaaaaggcagataTGCAAAGACTCAATGCTGAACATGCATCTCAGCTGAAAGCAGcaagggaggagctgctgctgaaagaacAGGCACAGAAGGAACTGGAATCCAGATACAGTAGCCTCACTGCTAACTCgaaagaagaaagtgaaaagcTGACTGGGAGCCTGGAGACCATGGCAAAGGAAAAGGATGCACTTCAGGAGGCCCTGACtctgaaaggaaaggagatggCTGAGCTCCAGACCCAGGTAATGGGGTCGCTGGCTCAGGTGGGTTcgctggaaaaaaatcttgaggaagctaggaaggaaaaagagaaacttgAAGAGGAGTATGGTAGGAGAGAAGGAGCACTGAAGCAGGAAGCCCAGTCACAAGCAGAGCAACTTGAACTACAGGAGGGTCGCTTAACAAAGGTGAGTCAGACTGTGTGTAGCCTTCAGGAGCAAAACCAGAAACTCATGTCTGAGAAGGAGCATCTCAGACAGAAAGtcaaggagctggaggagcagatgGAGCAGCAAAACTGTGCAGTGAGTGAATTGGATGAGGAAAGCAGgaaactgaaagcagagaatGAGAATTTGCAGCAGTCTAAGAAGAAGATtgaagagaagctgaaaaatctGGAAGCTTCTAAAGCTTCCCTAGAAGCTGATGTAGCCAAGTTGAGAGCCTCTGAGAAACAACTTCAGAGTGAGATAGATGATGCCCTGGTGTCAGTtgatgaaaaagagaagaagctCCGGAGTGAGAACAAACAGCTGGATGAAGACTTGCAGAATGCCAGGAGGCAAAGCCAAATtctggaggagaggctggaggctCTGCACTCAGAATATGAAGAATtaaagcaaagagaagagaCCTCCAGGGAGTCTTATGCCTCACTTGAAGCACAGCTGAAGAGTGCCAAACAGCATAGtttacaaatggaaaaaagcTTGGACATGttgaaggaaagcaaagagtGTCTCCAGTCACAGCTCACACAGAAGGAAGTAGAACTGCAGGGCATGGAGAGCCAATGTCATCAGCTAAGAGCAGAAGCTGAAAGACacaggaagaaagcagagaCTCTTGAGATAGAAAAGCTCAGTGTTGAAAAGACATGCCTTCATCAGACAAAACTTATAGACTCTCTCACATCAGAAAAGGAATCAGTGGAAAAACAGCAACTACAGCAGGCAGCGTCCCTGGAGAAGGAGGCAAAAGAGTTGGCCTTCAGACTGACCATGAgtgaagagcagctggaggtCAACAGAGGTGAAGTGtccaggctgcaggcagaagTCCTGGATCTGCGAGTCAAGCTTCAGCAGGCCGCTGAtgagagagagaggatgagaggtGAGCTGGCAGTCACTGAGACTGTCTTGAGTGAACAGAAGATGCTTGTCcagcagctgaaagagcagaatGAGTCTCTCAACAGAAATCATGTGCAAGAACTGGTGGAatgtaaagaaagagaagaaaagctgaaaaaagagcaggagagaaCAGCCCATCAAAAAGCTGacctggaaaataatttgatgaACCTAAAGGAAGAGCTGTCTAAGGTTAAGCGGTATTTGGAAAATGCTAGagtggaaaatgaagaaaataaagatctCCTCCACAGGACCAACACTGATATGGCTGAACTTGGCATTCAGATTTGTGCCTTGACCTCTGAAAAGGTGGATGCAGAAGAGCAGTTGGCCCAGGCCACAGAAAGGTTCAAAGAACTGGAAGAACAGGCAGCAGAGCaacaggagaagctgaagcttgATGTCTCTAATCTCAGAGAGGAGAACAAGAGCCTGCAAGAGAAATTAGAGGAGGCTCAAATGTGTGCCGCAGCTGTCCCAAGTCTGCAATTGCAGCTGGAGACAATAAAGAAACAGGCACAGAGTTTCCAAGAGACCAGCCAAGAAGAGCTGTCTGcaataaaatttcaaatgaGCACAGAGATTCTAAATTATCAGACAAAATTCAAG GCTGTCACTGAGGAGTGTGGGAAAGTAAGAGAGCAACTTGAGGAGCAGAAGCGACAACAGcatgcagcagaggaagagatTACAGAGTTACAA GCTGCAAACACTAGTTTGTGTAGAAAGTTGGATGAAGCAAGAGAGCAACTGTCAGAATCAGAATCTGCTCggctgcagaaggaagaagaagtGACTTCTCTTAGAGAACTCTTGGAAAG GATCCAAAAAGAAGCTGATGAAGCAAAAGAGAAGATCCTGGATTACACTGAGAAGCTCAGCAAGGTGGCAGCAGATAAAGATAGCAGTGACCAGAAGTTATTTGCTGAGCTGGATGACCTGACAAGAACAAAGCAGTTCCTTGAAGAACGTTTGATAGAACTTATCAG AGATAAAGATGCTTTGTGGCAAAAGTCTGATGCTCTGGAGTTCCAGCAGAAGCTTAGTGCCGAGCAGAGGTGGCAGGGGGACACAGAAGTCAATCACTGTCTGGACTGCCAGAGAGAGTTCTCATGGATGGTGCGCCGACACCACTGCAG AATGTGTGGCCGCATTTTCTGCTACTACTGCTGCAACAACTACATGGTGACAAAGCTTGGTGGAAAAAAGGAGCGTTGCTGCAGGGCTTGCTTTAATAAGCCTAGAGTCATTGTGGACAGTACAGATGACTCTGGATCCAGTGCCAACCAGGAAGGATCACCAGCTTCATTGGAATCGCCTGTGTCACCATCTGAGAGAGCTTTTG tTGCAAGTGAAGCCTCTAAACCACCAGATGATGCAGCTTTTGATATAATCACTGATGAGGAGCTGTGCCAAGTACAGGAATCAGACTCTCTCCACAATGAAAGTCAGATGGAAAGAGACTCTCTGGATCAGAGTGTGACAGATCT AGACTTGAACCAGCTGATGGAGCTTTAA
- the FYCO1 gene encoding FYVE and coiled-coil domain-containing protein 1 isoform X6, with amino-acid sequence MAATSGESQLQRIIRDLQDAVTELSKEFKEGGEPITDDSVNLQKFSYKLEYLLQFDQKEKSTLLGNRKDYWDYFCDCLAKIKGANDGIRFVKSITELRTSLGKGRAFLRYSLVHQRLADTLQQCFMNTKVTSDWYYARSPFLNSKMSSDIVGQLYELTDVQFDLASRGYDLDAAWPAFARRTLSSLGSSAYLWKPPSRSSSMSSLVSNYLQAQEFPSSPDVNNSLNVEHLEGYEEMRLELDQAELRQRELQDRIHQLEMENQELQAAVSLQKEQVQVEKEKSNNYSEENSRLTKMITELQKQCEVSHSTQSTVHDLQKCLQSLELSAAEQQKEHSTKVEQLLSSQEDCVSQLQVSNQELETSKALIAVKDLCIDELKAKLSSTEQKNLNLLAKVDAALDEKGQQATAQYDSALQIRALLEKLQEMEKEKADMQRLNAEHASQLKAAREELLLKEQAQKELESRYSSLTANSKEESEKLTGSLETMAKEKDALQEALTLKGKEMAELQTQAVTEECGKVREQLEEQKRQQHAAEEEITELQAANTSLCRKLDEAREQLSESESARLQKEEEVTSLRELLERIQKEADEAKEKILDYTEKLSKVAADKDSSDQKLFAELDDLTRTKQFLEERLIELIRDKDALWQKSDALEFQQKLSAEQRWQGDTEVNHCLDCQREFSWMVRRHHCRMCGRIFCYYCCNNYMVTKLGGKKERCCRACFNKPRVIVDSTDDSGSSANQEGSPASLESPVSPSERAFVASEASKPPDDAAFDIITDEELCQVQESDSLHNESQMERDSLDQSVTDLNSMCNSSTFDESEDWQVAQDAEICLLKSGEIMMKLPLTVEEIMNFGESNRELFIKSSTYSIIPITVTEMGLTISWIFSSDPKSISFSVVYQESEDTPLDQCKVLIPMTRCNSHKETIRGQVKVRNAGIYTLIFDNTFSRFISKRVFYHLAVERPVIYDGSDFP; translated from the exons ATGCAGTGACTGAATTAAGTAAAGAATTTAAAGAAGGAGGCGAACCGATCACAGATGACAGTGTCAACTTGCAAAAATTCTCCTACAAGCTTGAGTACCTCTTACAG TTtgaccagaaagaaaaaagcacattgCTGGGGAACAGAAAAGACTACTGGGATTATTTCTGTGACTGTCTGGCAAAAATCAAAGGAGCTAATGATGGAATCCGCTTTGTCAAGTCTATTACAGAA CTACGAACCTCTCTGGGAAAAGGACGAGCATTTCTTCGTTATTCCCTGGTTCACCAAAGGCTAGCAGACACCTTGCAGCAATGTTTTATGAACACCAAAGTGACCAG tgACTGGTACTATGCAAGAAGTCCATTTCTGAATTCCAAAATGAGTTCTGACATTGTGGGTCAACTCTATGAGCTCACTGATGTTCAGTTTGACTTGGCATCAAGAGGCTATGATTTAGATGCTGCTTGGCCAGCATTTGCCAG GAGGACTCTGTCCTCACTTGGATCTTCAGCATATTTATGGAAGCCCCCAAGTCGCAGTTCCAGCATGAGCAGTTTAGTGAGCAATTATTTGCAG GCACAAGAGTTTCCTTCCAGCCCTGATGTAAATAACTCACTAAATGTTGAACACCTTGAGGGCTACGAAGAGATGCGTTTAGAACTTGACCAGGCTGAGCTGAGGCAGAGGGAACTTCAAGATCGTATTCACCAGCTAGAAATGGAAAaccaggagctccaggcagcTGTCAGCCTTCAAAAGGAACAAGTACAGGTAGAAAAGGAGAAGAGCAATAACTACAGTGAGGAGAACTCCCGGCTGACAAAGATGATCACAGAGTTACAGAAGCAATGTGAGGTCTCACACTCCACTCAGAGCACTGTCCATGACCTGCAGAAGTGCCTACAGTCACTGGAACtgagtgcagcagagcagcagaaggaacaCTCAACAAAGGTGGAGCAGCTGTTGAGCAGCCAGGAAGATTGTGTCTCACAATTGCAGGTTTCTAATCAGGAGCTGGAGACCTCTAAGGCTTTGATTGCTGTGAAGGATCTTTGCATTGATGAGCTCAAAGCCAAGTTGAGTTCCACAGAACAGAAGAACCTCAACCTCCTTGCTAAAGTTGATGCTGCCTTGGATGAAAAGGGACAGCAAGCCACAGCCCAGTATGACTCTGCCCTACAAATACGGGCACTGTTAGAGAAGCTtcaggagatggaaaaggaaaaggcagataTGCAAAGACTCAATGCTGAACATGCATCTCAGCTGAAAGCAGcaagggaggagctgctgctgaaagaacAGGCACAGAAGGAACTGGAATCCAGATACAGTAGCCTCACTGCTAACTCgaaagaagaaagtgaaaagcTGACTGGGAGCCTGGAGACCATGGCAAAGGAAAAGGATGCACTTCAGGAGGCCCTGACtctgaaaggaaaggagatggCTGAGCTCCAGACCCAG GCTGTCACTGAGGAGTGTGGGAAAGTAAGAGAGCAACTTGAGGAGCAGAAGCGACAACAGcatgcagcagaggaagagatTACAGAGTTACAA GCTGCAAACACTAGTTTGTGTAGAAAGTTGGATGAAGCAAGAGAGCAACTGTCAGAATCAGAATCTGCTCggctgcagaaggaagaagaagtGACTTCTCTTAGAGAACTCTTGGAAAG GATCCAAAAAGAAGCTGATGAAGCAAAAGAGAAGATCCTGGATTACACTGAGAAGCTCAGCAAGGTGGCAGCAGATAAAGATAGCAGTGACCAGAAGTTATTTGCTGAGCTGGATGACCTGACAAGAACAAAGCAGTTCCTTGAAGAACGTTTGATAGAACTTATCAG AGATAAAGATGCTTTGTGGCAAAAGTCTGATGCTCTGGAGTTCCAGCAGAAGCTTAGTGCCGAGCAGAGGTGGCAGGGGGACACAGAAGTCAATCACTGTCTGGACTGCCAGAGAGAGTTCTCATGGATGGTGCGCCGACACCACTGCAG AATGTGTGGCCGCATTTTCTGCTACTACTGCTGCAACAACTACATGGTGACAAAGCTTGGTGGAAAAAAGGAGCGTTGCTGCAGGGCTTGCTTTAATAAGCCTAGAGTCATTGTGGACAGTACAGATGACTCTGGATCCAGTGCCAACCAGGAAGGATCACCAGCTTCATTGGAATCGCCTGTGTCACCATCTGAGAGAGCTTTTG tTGCAAGTGAAGCCTCTAAACCACCAGATGATGCAGCTTTTGATATAATCACTGATGAGGAGCTGTGCCAAGTACAGGAATCAGACTCTCTCCACAATGAAAGTCAGATGGAAAGAGACTCTCTGGATCAGAGTGTGACAGATCT AAACAGCATGTGTAATTCTTCAACTTTCGATGAATCTGAAGACTGGCAAGTTGCTCAAGATGCTGAGATATGCTTGTTGAAGTCAGGAGAAATTAT GATGAAATTACCCCTTACAGTAGAAGAGATCATGAATTTTGGAGAAAGCAACAGAGAGCTGTTCATCAAATCCAGCACCTACAGTATCATTCCCATCACTGTTACAGAGATGGGACTAACAATCAGCTGGATCTTCTCATCAGACCCCAAAAGCATATCCTTCAGTGTTGTCTACCAAGAGTCCGAAGACACGCCACTGGATCAGTGCAAA GTTCTTATCCCTATGACTCGCTGCAACTCTCATAAGGAAACTATCAGAGGGCAGGTGAAAGTCAGAAATGCTGGAATCTACACCCTGATATTTGACAACACATTCTCTAG gTTTATCTCAAAAAGAGTGTTTTATCACTTGGCTGTTGAGCGACCTGTCATCTATGATGGAAGTGATTTTCCATAG